A window from Chlamydiota bacterium encodes these proteins:
- a CDS encoding ATP-binding protein: protein MIPRKASAILSQIIKNKETFNNVVLVEGARQVGKTTLVRETLKGLSIPFKEFNLEEKGTLCEKIDLCKDFDEFTQLVDFEMQFPRGQDIFLFIDEAQESRKLGGFIRFMKEKWENTQVILSGSSLSRIFRDETRYPVGRVTPLHLQPLSFEEFLIGQGQQKLVSQLQSIFPEKRAIAPSTHQLLLDNLQKYMEVGGLPEVVHLFSQGKNWHQKRLEILLGYYNDFKRIFGETFQPYLVAALKTTAYLLGSPFKNTHVSFLLEGGKNQEIIKALGQLENWKIIFRVDQRGSFPESHFHPKRYLFDIGIAKELRESVVPPIHLLKTLNEVDRTSLGGLIENMVVNALVSQTPKLCGWKKSSSGSEVDLVLKRNDDIIPIECKSSLTIKNSHLSGLRDFMSVFKVPKGFVVSLAPFEVRKLSAQQTLILLPLYLVESWQRFI, encoded by the coding sequence ATGATCCCACGAAAAGCAAGTGCAATTCTATCTCAAATCATAAAGAACAAAGAGACTTTTAATAACGTTGTCCTCGTCGAAGGGGCTCGTCAAGTCGGTAAAACCACATTGGTGAGGGAAACATTAAAAGGTCTTTCCATCCCTTTTAAAGAGTTCAACTTGGAGGAAAAAGGGACCCTCTGTGAAAAAATCGATCTTTGCAAAGACTTTGATGAATTTACTCAGCTGGTTGATTTTGAAATGCAATTTCCTCGGGGTCAAGATATATTTCTTTTCATAGATGAGGCCCAAGAAAGCAGAAAATTAGGGGGCTTCATCCGCTTTATGAAAGAAAAGTGGGAAAATACACAAGTCATCTTGTCAGGGTCTAGTCTTTCGCGTATTTTTCGGGATGAAACACGCTATCCCGTTGGACGAGTCACCCCTTTACATCTGCAGCCCCTTTCTTTTGAAGAATTTCTCATCGGCCAAGGTCAACAAAAACTTGTTTCGCAACTCCAATCTATTTTTCCAGAAAAAAGGGCCATCGCCCCTTCCACCCATCAACTTCTTTTAGACAATCTTCAAAAATACATGGAAGTAGGGGGATTGCCTGAGGTCGTTCATCTTTTTTCTCAAGGGAAAAATTGGCATCAAAAGCGCCTTGAAATCCTGTTAGGTTATTACAACGATTTTAAGAGAATCTTTGGGGAAACGTTTCAGCCCTACCTGGTAGCGGCATTAAAAACAACCGCCTATCTTTTGGGCTCTCCCTTTAAAAATACCCATGTGTCTTTCCTTCTGGAAGGGGGGAAAAACCAAGAAATTATTAAGGCTCTCGGCCAACTTGAAAATTGGAAAATAATTTTTAGGGTGGATCAAAGGGGCTCCTTTCCTGAGTCCCATTTTCACCCCAAGCGTTATCTCTTTGACATCGGAATTGCAAAAGAGCTGAGAGAGTCGGTTGTCCCTCCCATTCATCTTTTAAAAACCCTGAATGAAGTTGATCGAACTTCGTTAGGTGGGTTAATTGAAAACATGGTGGTGAATGCCCTCGTGAGTCAGACCCCGAAGCTTTGCGGGTGGAAAAAATCATCCTCAGGGTCGGAAGTCGATTTGGTTCTCAAAAGAAATGACGATATTATTCCTATTGAATGCAAGTCATCACTCACGATTAAGAACAGCCATCTGTCGGGACTGCGTGATTTCATGAGCGTTTTTAAAGTTCCCAAAGGATTTGTCGTTTCACTCGCTCCTTTTGAAGTAAGAAAACTATCCGCACAACAAACCCTTATCCTTCTGCCTCTCTATCTCGTAGAATCGTGGCAGAGATTTATCTAA
- a CDS encoding glycosyltransferase family 2 protein translates to MKLSVLIPIYNEATTLRKIVERVLSVDLDKEIILVNDASTDGTPKIIEELQKEYAHLIVFHHERNLGKGAAIRTALRGVSGDYIIIQDADLEYDPQEYHKMLEPVRRFHAQVVYGSRFKGVCKNMFCSRFLGNKFLSFVTDMLYNTTLSDMETCYKLIETNLLKNISLRSKGFELEPEITAKLLRKKIRIFEVPISYAGRGYEEGKKITWKDGFVALWTLLKYRFVD, encoded by the coding sequence ATGAAATTATCCGTTTTGATTCCTATTTATAATGAGGCGACGACTCTCAGAAAAATTGTAGAGAGGGTTCTTTCTGTAGATTTAGATAAAGAGATTATTCTTGTGAATGATGCCTCTACAGATGGGACGCCCAAAATTATTGAAGAGTTACAGAAAGAGTATGCTCACCTTATTGTTTTTCATCATGAACGTAATTTAGGGAAAGGGGCTGCCATTCGGACGGCCTTAAGAGGGGTGTCGGGTGATTATATTATTATTCAAGACGCCGATTTAGAATATGATCCCCAGGAATATCACAAAATGCTTGAACCTGTTAGGCGATTTCATGCGCAGGTTGTTTATGGATCTCGATTCAAAGGTGTTTGCAAAAACATGTTTTGCTCACGATTTCTAGGAAATAAATTTTTAAGCTTTGTTACAGATATGCTTTACAATACAACCCTTTCAGATATGGAAACATGTTACAAACTTATTGAAACGAATCTTTTAAAAAATATTTCGTTAAGATCCAAAGGATTTGAATTGGAGCCTGAAATAACGGCAAAATTATTGAGGAAAAAGATTCGGATTTTTGAGGTTCCTATTTCTTATGCGGGACGAGGATACGAGGAAGGTAAAAAAATTACTTGGAAAGATGGTTTTGTAGCTTTGTGGACACTTTTAAAATATAGATTTGTAGATTAA
- a CDS encoding response regulator transcription factor — MKAKKNQPKARIFIVDDHPIVRQGLIQLINQESDLVPCGNAEDACQALENIEKLKPDVAVVDISLKGMNGLDLIKNLKVRCPHLPILVLSMYDESIYAERVLRAGAKGYIMKQEATEKVLVAIRRVLEGQVYVSEVLASKIIEKLVNHPTLENHSDMDRLSDRELEVFQLIGKGYGTRQVAKELHLSVKTIETYREKIKEKLDLENATALVRSAVQWVQSENVGGLRV, encoded by the coding sequence ATGAAAGCAAAAAAAAATCAGCCTAAGGCTAGAATATTTATCGTGGATGATCACCCGATTGTGAGACAAGGGCTCATTCAATTGATCAATCAAGAATCAGATCTTGTCCCTTGTGGAAATGCCGAGGATGCTTGTCAGGCCTTAGAAAACATAGAAAAGTTAAAGCCCGATGTTGCTGTGGTAGATATTTCTCTTAAAGGAATGAATGGTCTTGATCTCATTAAGAACTTGAAGGTTCGGTGTCCTCATTTACCCATTCTTGTTCTTTCAATGTATGACGAGTCTATTTATGCTGAACGGGTTTTACGTGCGGGTGCCAAAGGCTATATCATGAAACAAGAGGCAACTGAAAAGGTACTGGTTGCAATCCGTCGGGTTCTTGAAGGCCAAGTTTATGTGAGTGAGGTCTTAGCCTCTAAAATCATTGAAAAATTAGTGAATCACCCGACCTTAGAGAATCATTCTGATATGGATCGTTTGAGTGATCGGGAGCTAGAGGTATTTCAATTAATCGGGAAAGGGTATGGAACGCGTCAAGTAGCCAAAGAGCTTCATTTGAGTGTGAAGACCATCGAAACTTATCGTGAAAAAATTAAGGAAAAGTTAGATTTAGAAAATGCAACTGCATTGGTTCGTAGTGCTGTTCAATGGGTGCAGAGTGAGAATGTTGGGGGGTTAAGGGTCTGA
- a CDS encoding PAS domain-containing sensor histidine kinase produces the protein MDSLEQYLIRKDIPRDVREAIQKEFDKRKEVEETLRRHVQMIDFANDTIMIRDLRDQITYWNQGAERLYGWSKEEALGKYVHTFLKTIFPKSKNEAISICLRRGYWEGELVHHKRDGTKITVGSRWTLQRDHQGRPVAFLEINNDITQLKKTEDALRKAHNQLEKRVEERTIELKRINQELKRVVEERKRLGKEILEISGMEQRRIGQDLHDGLSQHLTGIAFMGKVLAQKLKKWSLSEASHAAKIVELVNDAISQTRGLARGLCPVELDSNDFMVQLRDLANHVKKVFNIVCDFDSDQPILIHNHIIATHLYRIAQEAVNNAVRHGKPKKISIRLIAVKSGILMEIKDDGRGIPEKIRRGQGMGLRIMNYRAELINASLNIQKGKREGTVVSCLIRSIRSKSLKGFKKD, from the coding sequence ATGGATTCCTTAGAACAGTATTTGATTAGAAAAGATATTCCTAGAGATGTGCGAGAGGCCATTCAAAAGGAATTTGACAAACGTAAGGAAGTGGAAGAAACGCTTCGACGACATGTTCAAATGATTGATTTTGCCAATGATACCATTATGATTCGCGATCTCAGGGATCAAATTACGTATTGGAATCAAGGGGCCGAACGCCTTTACGGATGGTCTAAGGAAGAGGCCTTGGGAAAATATGTACATACTTTTTTAAAAACTATTTTCCCAAAATCAAAGAATGAAGCCATTAGCATCTGCCTTCGCCGTGGATATTGGGAAGGGGAACTTGTTCATCATAAACGTGACGGAACCAAAATTACGGTAGGAAGCCGTTGGACGTTACAACGAGATCATCAGGGACGTCCCGTTGCATTTTTAGAGATTAATAATGATATTACCCAACTTAAAAAAACAGAGGATGCTCTTCGAAAAGCCCATAATCAACTCGAAAAACGGGTCGAAGAGCGGACGATCGAATTGAAAAGGATCAATCAAGAGCTTAAACGTGTCGTGGAAGAGCGTAAGAGATTAGGAAAGGAAATTTTAGAGATTAGCGGGATGGAGCAGCGCCGGATTGGTCAGGATTTGCATGATGGTTTATCGCAGCATTTGACGGGGATTGCTTTTATGGGTAAAGTTTTAGCCCAAAAGCTTAAAAAATGGTCTTTGTCAGAGGCTTCTCACGCAGCTAAAATTGTGGAACTTGTCAATGACGCCATTTCTCAGACTCGGGGTTTGGCCCGAGGGCTTTGTCCTGTTGAATTAGATTCAAATGATTTTATGGTTCAGCTTAGAGACCTAGCGAATCATGTGAAAAAAGTTTTTAACATCGTATGTGATTTTGATAGTGATCAGCCTATTTTAATTCATAATCATATCATTGCGACTCATCTTTATCGAATTGCTCAGGAGGCGGTGAATAATGCGGTTCGGCACGGGAAGCCCAAAAAAATTTCGATTCGGTTGATTGCTGTTAAAAGTGGAATATTGATGGAGATTAAAGATGATGGCCGGGGGATCCCAGAGAAAATAAGAAGGGGCCAAGGGATGGGGCTTCGGATTATGAATTATCGAGCTGAATTGATCAATGCCTCGCTCAATATTCAAAAAGGTAAAAGAGAAGGAACAGTGGTAAGCTGTCTCATTCGTTCAATACGTTCTAAAAGCTTGAAAGGGTTTAAGAAAGATTGA
- a CDS encoding NAD(P)-dependent oxidoreductase — protein sequence MKILVTGGTGFTGSHLTRRLLQKGNEVVVLDNQKGLFYDELVKMGAKIHLGSVADERLVDEVTRGCEVVHHVAAMFRKVNLPKKNYWDVNVEGTKYLLRSALKHGVKKFINCSTCGVHGNVKSGVAREDSSIAPADYYQYTKYEGEKVIQEFLGKGLRILTLRPTAIYGPGDPERFLMLFKRVARGRFLMFGSGQAHYHPLYIDNLVDAFEAAQASDKGSGEVYLIGDEKHYSLNELVKSIAQVLKVDLQIKHLPFWPLWTIALACEILYKPFRMDPPIFRRRVDWFRQNRAFNIEKARKELGYQPKVDLIEGLTQTAQWYKEKGFIS from the coding sequence ATGAAAATTTTAGTGACAGGTGGCACAGGTTTTACGGGGAGCCACTTAACGCGTAGACTGCTTCAAAAAGGAAATGAAGTCGTGGTTCTTGATAATCAAAAGGGACTTTTTTACGATGAACTGGTTAAAATGGGAGCTAAAATTCATTTAGGAAGTGTCGCAGATGAGCGGCTTGTGGATGAGGTGACAAGGGGTTGTGAGGTGGTGCATCATGTGGCGGCGATGTTCAGGAAAGTAAATCTTCCGAAAAAAAATTATTGGGATGTGAATGTTGAAGGAACAAAATATCTTCTTCGGTCCGCTTTAAAACATGGGGTTAAAAAATTTATTAATTGCAGCACTTGTGGTGTCCATGGCAATGTCAAAAGCGGTGTTGCTCGAGAAGACTCTTCGATTGCTCCTGCAGATTATTATCAATATACAAAATATGAAGGGGAAAAGGTTATTCAGGAATTTTTAGGGAAAGGTCTTAGAATTTTAACTCTTCGGCCTACAGCTATTTATGGCCCAGGGGATCCAGAACGGTTTCTCATGCTCTTTAAAAGGGTTGCCCGGGGACGTTTTCTGATGTTTGGAAGTGGCCAAGCCCATTATCATCCCCTTTATATTGATAATTTGGTTGATGCGTTTGAAGCGGCTCAAGCTTCCGATAAAGGGAGCGGCGAGGTTTATCTTATCGGAGATGAAAAACACTATTCTTTGAATGAATTAGTTAAATCGATCGCACAAGTGCTTAAGGTGGATCTTCAAATCAAGCATCTCCCGTTTTGGCCTCTTTGGACAATCGCTTTGGCTTGCGAGATTTTGTACAAACCTTTTAGAATGGATCCACCCATTTTTCGTCGCAGGGTAGACTGGTTTCGTCAAAATCGGGCTTTTAATATTGAGAAGGCGAGAAAAGAATTGGGTTACCAGCCTAAGGTTGATCTGATAGAGGGGCTGACCCAGACAGCACAATGGTATAAAGAAAAGGGGTTTATTTCCTAA
- a CDS encoding flippase-like domain-containing protein encodes MSSKKSLIFRWGLGLASIVYLLTLIDFDEFFSALSKAHTSWILTSIFVVFFDRFLMAFKWNLLLKAQGIFVSLWEVIRAYLVGSFYGLVLPTSLGSDVVRLGSLSVGGGAREKVAASIVVEKILAMMALFLLVLLSVLGLVWTATLQHWRYFMIALALFLVGALAFFLSFKILPIQRLIKAKGHFSKKIARVILAYHQFQNHKRAMGLFFALSFIEQFMPVVGNFCLARAFELPGSFFSYLMVIPIIFTVARIPISVDAVGILEALYLFLLPLVGISKTDAFLLGLVGRVVNTLCLLPGGLLYHSVKNPVREMVNQSAT; translated from the coding sequence ATGTCTTCGAAAAAATCTCTTATATTCCGATGGGGTTTGGGACTCGCATCGATTGTTTACTTGCTGACCTTGATTGATTTTGACGAATTTTTTTCTGCACTTTCTAAAGCCCATACTTCCTGGATCTTAACTTCCATTTTTGTCGTATTCTTCGATCGTTTTCTCATGGCCTTTAAATGGAATCTCCTTTTAAAGGCTCAAGGAATTTTTGTCTCCTTGTGGGAAGTCATTCGGGCCTATCTGGTCGGTTCTTTTTATGGTCTGGTGCTTCCAACCAGCCTGGGTTCCGATGTTGTTCGCTTGGGCAGTCTTTCGGTTGGAGGTGGAGCAAGAGAGAAAGTTGCTGCTTCTATTGTGGTTGAAAAAATTCTTGCGATGATGGCCCTATTTTTATTGGTTTTACTTTCTGTTCTCGGTTTAGTATGGACCGCTACCCTTCAGCACTGGCGGTATTTTATGATTGCCTTAGCGCTTTTTCTAGTGGGGGCCTTGGCTTTTTTTCTCTCTTTCAAGATTCTTCCGATTCAAAGATTGATAAAAGCAAAGGGTCATTTTTCAAAAAAAATAGCACGTGTGATTTTGGCTTATCATCAGTTTCAAAATCATAAGAGGGCCATGGGCCTTTTTTTTGCACTCTCTTTTATAGAACAATTTATGCCTGTCGTTGGCAATTTTTGCTTGGCAAGGGCCTTTGAACTCCCAGGAAGTTTTTTTTCTTATTTGATGGTGATTCCGATTATTTTCACCGTCGCCCGTATTCCCATTTCTGTTGATGCTGTTGGAATTCTGGAGGCGTTATATTTATTTCTTCTCCCATTAGTCGGGATTAGTAAAACGGATGCTTTTTTACTGGGATTGGTAGGGCGGGTGGTGAATACATTGTGTCTTTTACCTGGTGGACTTCTTTATCATTCCGTAAAGAATCCCGTACGGGAAATGGTTAATCAATCGGCAACCTGA
- a CDS encoding glycosyltransferase family 4 protein translates to MPLLKEKISPDSCLLKEEFKASGPILMYVGNLEFYQGIDLLLESFALVLKETRDVDLVVVGGEDADILKYRKVALHLHIQEKVHFLGPKPVECLGDYLAQADILVSPRLKGRNTPMKLYSYLASGKPTLATDLETHTQVLDREIAELASPSLDAFSKGMLRLIRDSSLREQLGVAGKSRVDEKYSYKAFQKKLNDLYGELEAKFQS, encoded by the coding sequence ATGCCTTTGTTGAAAGAGAAAATATCGCCCGATTCATGCTTGTTAAAAGAAGAATTTAAAGCCTCGGGCCCTATTTTAATGTATGTCGGAAATCTTGAATTCTATCAAGGGATTGATCTTCTTTTAGAATCTTTCGCTTTGGTTCTGAAAGAGACCCGGGATGTGGATCTTGTGGTGGTTGGGGGAGAAGATGCCGATATTCTAAAATATCGGAAAGTAGCCCTGCATCTTCATATTCAGGAGAAAGTCCATTTTTTAGGTCCTAAACCCGTTGAGTGCCTAGGAGATTATCTTGCCCAGGCCGATATTTTAGTTTCTCCTCGCCTGAAGGGTCGTAATACACCCATGAAACTCTATTCTTATTTAGCCAGTGGAAAACCTACTCTGGCAACCGATTTAGAAACGCATACGCAGGTTCTAGATCGTGAAATTGCTGAACTGGCTTCTCCTTCTCTTGATGCTTTTTCGAAAGGGATGCTCCGTTTGATTCGTGATTCTTCTTTGAGAGAGCAACTGGGTGTTGCAGGAAAGAGCAGGGTGGATGAGAAGTATAGTTATAAGGCCTTTCAAAAGAAATTAAATGATTTATATGGTGAGCTAGAGGCAAAATTTCAATCTTGA
- a CDS encoding class I SAM-dependent methyltransferase: MNFNRASLSETADIETSSDDYARRFEGEIGKWFLQIQEEATLRMLSGFQGRRILDVGGGHGQLTPGLIRQGFDVTVLGSDEVCRNRIKPFLRKGQCQFKVGDILNLPYQNQSFDGVVSFRLLPHVGEWKRFLGEITRVSQKMVLIDYPTVKSVNSMTPLFFNFKKRLEGNTRGYTSFHEKELLEIFKLHGFIPESRFPEFFLPMVLHRVLKSPKVSSMTEKIFRKLGLTSLLGSPVILKLVRESVNS; this comes from the coding sequence ATGAACTTCAACAGGGCTTCTCTTTCAGAAACAGCAGATATCGAAACGTCTTCAGATGACTACGCTCGGCGTTTTGAGGGAGAGATTGGAAAGTGGTTTCTTCAAATTCAGGAAGAAGCAACGCTTCGAATGCTTTCAGGGTTTCAGGGCCGAAGGATTTTGGATGTGGGGGGTGGACATGGGCAATTAACTCCGGGGCTCATTCGTCAGGGGTTTGATGTGACTGTGCTGGGAAGTGACGAGGTTTGTAGAAATAGAATCAAACCCTTTCTTCGAAAAGGTCAATGCCAATTTAAAGTAGGAGATATTTTAAATCTTCCCTATCAGAATCAATCTTTTGATGGGGTGGTCAGCTTTAGGCTTTTACCTCATGTGGGGGAATGGAAACGTTTTTTGGGAGAAATAACTCGGGTGAGCCAAAAAATGGTTTTGATCGATTATCCCACGGTTAAAAGTGTTAATTCAATGACCCCTCTTTTTTTTAATTTCAAGAAACGTTTAGAGGGAAATACCCGGGGTTACACCTCTTTTCATGAAAAAGAATTATTGGAGATTTTTAAATTGCATGGTTTTATCCCCGAAAGTCGATTCCCTGAATTTTTTCTTCCCATGGTTCTTCATCGCGTTTTAAAAAGTCCTAAGGTTTCATCAATGACAGAAAAAATATTTCGAAAACTGGGTCTCACGTCTCTTTTGGGATCTCCGGTTATCTTAAAACTCGTGAGGGAAAGTGTGAATTCATGA
- a CDS encoding glycosyltransferase family 4 protein, translated as MIKIAVMLRHLKEVGGIKVYTVNLLKNLLRLDQVNEYFFLYKDEDPLGSYHQYSNVRERVVKAPSKFLWDQVAVPRIARKENVDIIFNPKLSIPLFAAQKTVFPLHGLEQFAVPEAYPCWDRWYTRLMMPLFCRSTDAIVSMTYKGAKEMERYLKIKSEKVHVIPEAYDLRFRVLPSSEVERVRQKYHLPQKFILFVGGLFPVKNFGNLLRSFQQVQSKFPDHYLVAVGFQRWKFKDDLALIKKLNLESRVILPGYIPDEDLPSFYNRAQAFVFPSLYEGFGIPILEAMACGCPVITTRTGCSPEVAGDAAFLINPKNPQEIALAIEKVLIDSTLRQNLIQAGLKRAADFRWEKTARLTLALFEKMAGVKNKLPQVK; from the coding sequence ATGATTAAAATTGCTGTGATGCTTCGTCATCTAAAAGAGGTTGGGGGGATTAAAGTTTATACGGTTAATCTTCTCAAAAACCTTCTTAGACTTGATCAAGTCAATGAGTACTTTTTTCTCTATAAAGACGAAGACCCCTTAGGTTCTTATCATCAATATTCAAATGTTCGAGAAAGAGTGGTCAAGGCTCCTTCAAAATTTTTGTGGGATCAAGTAGCTGTTCCTAGGATTGCGCGTAAAGAGAACGTGGATATTATTTTCAACCCCAAACTTTCCATCCCTCTTTTTGCTGCTCAGAAAACGGTGTTTCCCCTTCATGGTTTAGAACAGTTTGCAGTTCCCGAGGCTTATCCTTGCTGGGATCGTTGGTATACACGTCTGATGATGCCTCTCTTTTGCCGTTCAACGGATGCCATTGTCTCTATGACGTATAAAGGGGCTAAAGAGATGGAAAGATATTTAAAGATTAAATCAGAAAAGGTTCATGTGATTCCTGAGGCCTATGATTTACGTTTTAGGGTTCTTCCCTCCAGTGAGGTTGAGAGGGTTCGTCAGAAGTATCATTTACCTCAAAAATTTATTCTTTTTGTCGGAGGACTTTTCCCTGTTAAAAATTTTGGAAATTTACTTCGTTCCTTCCAGCAAGTTCAATCGAAATTTCCAGATCATTATTTGGTGGCCGTTGGGTTTCAGCGCTGGAAATTTAAGGACGATTTGGCCTTGATTAAGAAATTAAATCTTGAGAGCCGAGTGATTTTACCCGGCTATATTCCAGACGAAGACCTCCCGTCTTTTTATAATAGGGCCCAGGCCTTTGTCTTTCCATCGCTTTACGAAGGGTTTGGAATTCCCATTCTAGAGGCCATGGCCTGTGGCTGCCCAGTGATTACGACGAGGACAGGTTGTTCTCCAGAGGTGGCTGGTGACGCGGCTTTTTTGATTAATCCTAAAAATCCTCAAGAAATCGCTTTGGCCATTGAGAAAGTTTTGATCGACTCAACCTTGCGTCAGAATTTGATTCAAGCGGGATTGAAACGAGCCGCCGATTTTAGATGGGAAAAAACAGCACGTTTAACCCTTGCCCTTTTTGAAAAAATGGCAGGAGTGAAAAATAAGTTACCTCAAGTAAAGTGA
- a CDS encoding glycosyltransferase family 4 protein produces MNLKILMIAPTPFFADRGCHVRIYEEIKALQSLGAKITLCTYSLGRDIKGLDIRRSSKIPWYHKLEAGPSWHKFYLDLFLYWKAKKILKKEHHDLIHAHLHEGVLIANRLKKKFGIPVVGDFQGSLTDEIKSHGFTKNPFLLKSFSFSEQRINQMPDFSILSSFQLQEKFQQESKIQSKIFSGQTSVISDALPPSPASPSPFFLCKLKEKLGIPKNAQVITYLGLLNTYQGIDLLMEMMPKIIQKIEKVHFLIMGYPNEKKYEKICYEKNLQNHVTWTGRISYEEITHYLALGDIAISPKISQTEGNGKLMNYMAMGLPTVVFDTGVNREILGELGVYAAFPDSDDFCNKVVDLLKDSPRREKLRPLLKERANTQFLWNERGNQIIQIYRRVLASQAPLKLFFPSLFHQIVKILIGYFILDYFEVIPNIFYP; encoded by the coding sequence ATGAATCTTAAAATTTTAATGATTGCCCCAACTCCCTTTTTTGCAGATCGGGGTTGCCATGTCAGAATCTACGAAGAGATCAAGGCTCTTCAGTCCCTTGGGGCTAAAATCACCCTTTGCACCTATTCTCTCGGACGCGATATTAAAGGATTGGACATTCGCAGAAGCTCGAAAATCCCATGGTATCATAAACTTGAGGCTGGACCTTCCTGGCATAAATTTTATCTGGATCTTTTCCTCTATTGGAAGGCAAAAAAAATCCTTAAGAAAGAACACCATGACCTCATTCATGCCCATCTCCATGAAGGTGTTTTAATTGCCAATCGACTCAAGAAAAAATTTGGGATTCCTGTTGTTGGAGATTTTCAAGGGAGCCTCACTGATGAAATTAAAAGTCATGGTTTTACGAAAAACCCATTCCTTCTAAAATCTTTCTCATTCTCAGAACAAAGGATTAATCAAATGCCTGATTTTTCCATCCTGAGTTCTTTTCAACTCCAAGAAAAATTTCAACAAGAATCTAAAATTCAATCTAAAATTTTTTCAGGCCAAACCTCTGTGATCTCGGATGCCCTACCCCCTTCCCCGGCTTCACCTTCACCTTTTTTTCTCTGTAAACTCAAGGAAAAGCTAGGTATTCCAAAGAATGCCCAGGTCATCACCTATTTAGGGCTCCTGAATACCTACCAGGGGATCGATCTTTTAATGGAAATGATGCCCAAAATAATTCAAAAAATTGAAAAAGTTCATTTCCTCATCATGGGTTATCCAAATGAAAAGAAATATGAAAAAATATGTTACGAAAAAAACCTGCAAAATCATGTGACCTGGACAGGAAGAATTTCTTATGAAGAAATTACCCATTACTTGGCTTTGGGCGACATCGCGATTAGCCCTAAGATCTCTCAAACCGAAGGAAATGGAAAATTGATGAATTACATGGCTATGGGTCTTCCGACTGTGGTTTTTGATACCGGGGTCAACCGCGAGATTCTGGGAGAATTGGGGGTTTATGCGGCCTTTCCTGATTCGGATGATTTTTGTAACAAGGTGGTCGACCTTCTTAAAGATTCCCCTCGACGAGAAAAACTCCGTCCCCTCCTCAAAGAACGTGCGAACACACAATTTTTATGGAATGAACGTGGAAATCAAATCATTCAAATCTATCGACGAGTTTTAGCTTCTCAAGCCCCTCTCAAATTATTCTTCCCAAGTCTCTTTCATCAAATAGTAAAGATACTCATTGGATACTTCATCCTGGACTATTTTGAAGTGATTCCTAATATCTTTTATCCCTAA
- a CDS encoding class I SAM-dependent methyltransferase, with amino-acid sequence MSKNWPVLLFKKSVLKQNKFKALTAYLGKTEGLTCLDIGSDNGVISLLLRQRGGYWKSADLDEKTVECIRSLVKDDVFQIDGRHTPFKDNEFDRVLIVDFLEHIHTDQEFIDELYRIMKSGGELIINVPHVKNSFLRKFRLFMGQTDEKHGHVRPGYTVQNLQNLLGKNFTWIEHRTYSKFFSEFVDTLMTWTMGILKKGENASQKGMVIEAKDFSKNKKMFRIYTLIYPFLWFLGKCDGLLFRSSGYMLIARAKINKEEVSRNEKSI; translated from the coding sequence ATGTCTAAAAACTGGCCTGTATTACTTTTTAAAAAATCGGTTCTCAAGCAAAATAAATTTAAAGCCTTAACGGCTTATTTAGGAAAAACAGAAGGATTAACCTGTCTAGACATTGGTTCTGACAATGGCGTCATCAGTTTGCTGCTTCGGCAAAGAGGGGGCTACTGGAAAAGTGCTGATTTGGATGAAAAAACGGTCGAATGTATTCGCAGCCTTGTGAAAGATGATGTATTCCAAATTGATGGAAGACACACCCCTTTTAAAGATAATGAATTTGATCGTGTCTTGATTGTTGATTTCTTGGAGCATATTCATACTGACCAAGAATTTATTGATGAACTGTATCGAATTATGAAATCTGGGGGAGAACTCATTATCAATGTTCCGCATGTTAAAAATTCTTTTCTTAGAAAATTCAGGTTATTCATGGGTCAGACAGATGAAAAACATGGGCATGTCCGGCCTGGGTATACGGTTCAGAATTTGCAAAATCTTTTAGGAAAAAATTTTACATGGATAGAGCATCGGACTTATTCAAAATTCTTTTCTGAATTTGTAGATACGTTGATGACTTGGACGATGGGGATTTTGAAAAAGGGGGAAAATGCTTCTCAAAAGGGCATGGTTATTGAGGCGAAGGATTTTTCAAAAAATAAAAAAATGTTTAGAATATATACACTGATTTATCCTTTTTTATGGTTTTTGGGAAAATGTGATGGATTGCTTTTTCGGTCGAGTGGTTATATGCTGATTGCCAGAGCAAAGATTAATAAGGAAGAAGTTTCAAGAAATGAAAAATCGATTTAG